In one Halorubrum sp. CBA1229 genomic region, the following are encoded:
- a CDS encoding 50S ribosomal protein L19e — translation MSDLKAQKRLAADELDVGKGRVWLDPEAQEEIEDAITREDVRELIEQGTIRAKDAKTNSRGQARERAAKRSYGHKSGAGTRKGKSGARQNTKDDWKARIRAMRARLKELRDDEDVLDATEYRTLYNKASGGEFEDVARLEAYIQTQYGYEVTE, via the coding sequence ATGAGTGACCTGAAAGCACAGAAGCGGCTCGCAGCGGACGAGTTAGACGTCGGCAAGGGCCGCGTCTGGCTCGACCCCGAGGCACAGGAGGAGATCGAGGACGCCATCACCCGCGAGGACGTCCGCGAGCTCATCGAGCAGGGCACGATCCGCGCGAAGGACGCGAAGACGAACTCCCGCGGTCAGGCCCGCGAGCGCGCCGCGAAGCGCTCGTACGGACACAAGTCGGGCGCCGGTACCCGGAAGGGGAAGTCCGGCGCGCGACAGAACACGAAGGACGACTGGAAGGCGCGGATCCGCGCGATGCGGGCCCGCCTGAAGGAGCTCCGCGACGACGAGGACGTGCTCGACGCCACGGAATACCGCACGCTCTACAACAAGGCGAGCGGCGGCGAGTTCGAGGACGTCGCGCGGCTGGAGGCGTACATCCAGACGCAGTACGGTTACGAGGTGACAGAGTAA
- a CDS encoding 30S ribosomal protein S5 codes for MSRHNDGWEPRTRLGRKVQNGDISSMEQALDSGLPMKEAEIVDQLLPGLEDEVLDINMVQRMTDSGRRVKFRCVVAVGNRDGYLGYAQARDDQVGGAIQKAIDVAKLNIIKVDRGSGSWEDQPGGTNSLTRTAKGKAGSVTVEIKPAPQGLGLAAAETVRNILELAGVEDAWTNSDGNTRTTVNLAKATFNALENAAQSRTPQHAREVHYDEVSE; via the coding sequence ATGAGTAGACACAACGACGGCTGGGAACCGCGGACGCGACTCGGCCGCAAGGTACAGAACGGCGACATCTCGTCGATGGAACAGGCGCTCGACTCCGGTCTCCCGATGAAGGAGGCGGAGATCGTCGACCAGCTCCTCCCGGGGCTGGAAGACGAGGTGCTGGACATCAACATGGTCCAGCGCATGACCGACTCCGGCCGCCGCGTGAAGTTCCGCTGCGTGGTCGCCGTGGGCAACCGCGACGGCTACCTCGGCTACGCGCAGGCCCGGGACGACCAGGTCGGCGGCGCCATCCAGAAGGCGATCGACGTCGCGAAGCTGAACATCATCAAGGTGGACCGCGGCTCCGGGTCCTGGGAGGACCAGCCCGGCGGCACGAACTCCCTGACCCGGACGGCGAAGGGGAAGGCCGGCTCCGTCACCGTCGAGATCAAGCCCGCCCCGCAGGGGCTGGGCCTCGCGGCCGCGGAGACGGTCCGGAACATCTTGGAGCTCGCCGGCGTCGAAGACGCCTGGACGAACTCCGACGGCAACACCCGCACCACCGTCAACCTCGCGAAGGCGACGTTCAACGCCTTGGAGAACGCGGCGCAGTCCCGCACTCCGCAGCACGCGCGCGAAGTGCACTACGACGAGGTGAGCGAGTGA
- a CDS encoding 50S ribosomal protein L18 → MATGPRYKVPMRRRREVRTDYHQRLRLLKSGKPRLVARVSNAHVRAQLVTPGSDGDETHAAASSEELGEYGWDAPTGNLPSAYLTGYLAGARAVDAGLDEAVLDIGLNTATPGNKTFAVQEGAIDAGLEIPHNDGVLADWSRTRGEHIAAYDEQLDEPLYSGEFDAADVPEHFDDVLATIQEDHE, encoded by the coding sequence ATGGCGACAGGACCACGATACAAGGTGCCGATGCGGCGCCGCCGCGAGGTCCGGACGGATTACCATCAGAGGTTGCGCCTGCTGAAATCGGGCAAGCCTCGCCTGGTCGCCCGGGTGAGCAACGCTCACGTCAGGGCGCAGCTGGTGACTCCCGGATCCGACGGCGACGAGACCCACGCGGCCGCCTCCAGCGAGGAGCTCGGCGAGTACGGCTGGGACGCCCCCACGGGCAACCTCCCCAGCGCGTACCTCACCGGCTACCTCGCGGGCGCCCGCGCAGTCGACGCCGGCCTCGACGAGGCCGTCCTCGACATCGGGCTCAACACGGCGACGCCCGGCAACAAGACGTTCGCAGTACAGGAAGGAGCGATCGACGCCGGTCTCGAAATCCCGCACAACGACGGCGTGCTGGCCGACTGGTCGCGTACGCGAGGCGAGCACATCGCCGCGTACGACGAGCAGCTCGACGAGCCGCTGTACAGCGGCGAGTTCGACGCGGCCGACGTACCCGAGCACTTCGACGACGTGCTCGCGACAATCCAGGAGGACCATGAGTAG